The Henckelia pumila isolate YLH828 chromosome 2, ASM3356847v2, whole genome shotgun sequence genome includes a window with the following:
- the LOC140882994 gene encoding uncharacterized protein gives MWRSPAARAYLRRRVVVSKLRHPIVHSQVSCHETLISNLQPDEPLFRFSNSWVSKRSEFYQRNRFLSSSAFESYQDSPSESPMAEADEAAEDFDFSSTNTFDENTMFASSEYESPGSIFEGADSVGVDEGIGEIFVGEMAMQDEGIEVVKENDPDRVESLLSLLQSRGTVAGSQVSHFEEMGLILNEEFVLKVLGTSYVPAENLISFARWALQKLDFKVTTRVMDSLVSTICQEDSKRDAYSLWDFVNEVGEKKGLVSTESLNELIGQFSRLGKGKAAFDVFNKFEEFGCLLNADSYYFTIEALCKRSFFNWALVACEKMLEADKLPDIERVGNIISYLCKGDRAKDAHLVYLYAKDKKIYPPRSSIDFLISSLSRNKRTDNGNGQELDKELDKETVSLALEMLNDYPGVDRKSAIKPFSSVLKKLCWIQDIGRAKKLLLEMIDAGPPPGNSSFNYVINGLTKAGEMDEALKIMETMETRGLKPDVYTYSVIMSGYARDGAMEEACSIYNEAKKKHSKLTPITYHTLIRGFCRLEQFDKAVDILGEMKQYGVQPSHDEYNKLIKSLCLKSLDWEAAEMLQYQMGENGLILNGRTRALISAVKELKEGDLEVSSPV, from the coding sequence ATGTGGCGATCGCCGGCAGCACGAGCTTATCTACGGAGGCGCGTGGTTGTGTCAAAATTGCGTCATCCTATAGTTCATTCTCAGGTATCATGTCATGAGACCctaatctcaaatcttcaaCCTGATGAACCCTTGTTTCGGTTCTCGAATTCATGGGTCTCGAAAAGATCTGAGTTTTATCAACGAAATAGATTTTTATCATCGAGTGCATTTGAGAGCTACCAGGATTCACCTTCTGAATCGCCGATGGCCGAGGCTGACGAGGCCGCGGAAGATTTTGATTTTAGCTCAACGAATACTTTTGATGAAAATACTATGTTTGCTTCATCGGAATATGAGAGTCCGGGTTCAATTTTTGAAGGGGCTGATAGTGTAGGGGTTGATGAGGGAATTGGTGAAATTTTTGTTGGGGAAATGGCGATGCAAGATGAGGGTATTGAGGTAGTAAAGGAAAATGATCCGGATAGGGTGGAGAGCTTGTTGTCTCTGCTTCAAAGTAGGGGTACCGTAGCTGGGTCACAAGTATCTCATTTTGAAGAAATGGGTTTGATCTTGAATGAAGAATTTGTATTAAAGGTTCTTGGTACATCATATGTTCCAGCTGAAAATTTGATCAGCTTTGCTAGATGGGCACTGCAGAAGCTGGATTTTAAGGTGACTACGCGAGTGATGGACTCGCTAGTTAGCACGATATGCCAGGAAGATAGTAAGAGAGATGCATATTCATTGTGGGATTTTGTGAATGAGGTCGGGGAGAAGAAGGGGTTGGTGAGTACAGAGAGTTTAAACGAATTAATAGGGCAGTTTTCAAGGCTGGGGAAAGGGAAGGCTGCATTTGATGTGTTCAATAAGTTTGAGGAATTTGGATGTCTTCTAAATGCTGACTCATATTACTTTACCATCGAAGCTCTTTGTAAGAGATCTTTTTTCAATTGGGCATTGGTAGCTTGTGAGAAGATGCTAGAGGCGGATAAATTGCCTGATATTGAGAGAGTTGGAAATATAATTTCTTACTTGTGTAAAGGAGATAGGGCTAAAGATGCACATTTGGTTTATCTATATGCAAAAGATAAGAAGATTTATCCTCCCAGGTCGTCTATCGATTTCTTGATTAGCTCTCTTTCTCGAAATAAGAGAACGGATAATGGAAATGGACAGGAACTTGATAAAGAACTTGATAAAGAAACCGTATCACTTGCTTTAGAGATGCTGAACGATTATCCAGGAGTAGATCGAAAGTCTGcaattaaaccattttcaagtgtcctTAAGAAGTTGTGTTGGATTCAAGATATTGGCAGGGCAAAAAAATTGTTACTTGAAATGATTGATGCAGGTCCGCCTCCTGGAAATTCCAGCTTCAACTATGTAATCAATGGGCTTACAAAAGCTGGGGAAATGGATGAAGCATTGAAAATAATGGAAACGATGGAAACCAGAGGTTTAAAACCCGATGTGTACACTTATTCTGTAATCATGAGTGGTTATGCAAGGGATGGTGCAATGGAGGAAGCATGCAGTATATACAACGAAGCCAAAAAGAAGCATTCCAAGCTCACCCCAATAACCTACCACACACTCATTCGTGGATTCTGCAGGCTTGAACAATTTGACAAGGCTGTGGATATATTAGGGGAGATGAAACAATATGGAGTTCAGCCTAGCCACGACGAGTACAATAAACTGATAAAATCACTTTGTTTAAAATCTTTAGACTGGGAAGCAGCGGAAATGCTTCAATATCAGATGGGAGAGAACGGCTTGATTCTTAACGGGAGAACGAGGGCTCTTATAAGTGCAGTTAAGGAGTTGAAGGAAGGAGATCTTGAAGTATCTTCACCTGTATAA